The region TATAGTGACACCTATTTAGATATTGAATTTGGAGAAGACAAAGTGAAAGTTCATCAAGACCACACCCCGCTTCATAAAAATATCACTATAGGATTTGATGTAAGCGGATATTCGGCTGAAGAAAAAGAAAAACTTTTTATCGCCAGGTTAGGCTATGGAAATAGGCCTAATTATTCTTCAACTTATAAAAAAGCAAACCGTTTCACCACTGGTACAAGAACTTTTGGGGAATACACGCTAGCTTCAGATGTTACCCCTCCAAAAATATGGCCTACGAATTTTAACGATGGCCAGTGGATCTCAAGCAATAACAATTTACAGGTGAAAATTAGTGATGATCTCTCAGGGATTAAAAGTTACCGGGCTACGGTAAACGGAAAATTTATCCTGATGGAATATGAGTACAAAAATAATACGCTAACCCACGATTTTAGCGATGGCGTAGTCACTGAAACCGAAAATGAGCTAAAAATAATTGTAACCGATAATGTGGGGAATAGCAATACTTATGAAGCTACGTTTTTTAGGAAGGATTCTTAAAAACAGAAGTAATAAGTTTTTAATGAAAGAAAATAAAAGGCTATCTGAAATATCTTTAGTTCAGTTCGTCATCCTGAATTTATTTCAGGATCTAAGTTGTTTCAATTTGCAACATATTAGAAGCTGAAACAAGTTCAGCTTGACGAAAATTAGATATTTCAGGTAGCCTTTATTAATAATTTTTTGGAAAGTAATGTTTTAACAAACTAACCTCTCCTCCACTTGCTAGTTTCCTCAAAAACGTGCTCTAAAATCTTTTTATCGACTTCTGAAAATTCTATGTTTCGACGGTTCATTACAATTTCAGCAACTTCAAAAGCTTTTTGAGTTTTGTAAACCGTCATTCCCGCGCTGCCACCCCAACTGAAGCTGGGTACAAAATTCCGTGGAAATCCTGCTCCAAAAATATTTGCACTTACGCCAACTACCGTCCCGGTATTAAACATGGTGTTTATTCCGCATTTACTATGGTCACCCATCATCAAGCCGCAAAATTGCAATCCGGTTTTAGCAAAACCTTCAGTTTCGTAATCCCAGATGCGCACTTCAGCATAATTATTCTTTAGATTAGAATTATTGGTATCGGCACCAAGATTACACCATTCCCCTAAAACCGAATTTCCTAAATAGCCATCGTGACCTTTATTGGAATTAGCGAAAAGCACCGCATTATTTATCTCGCCACCACCGCGGCAACCGGGGCCTAGAGTAGTTGGACCGTAAATTTTAGCGCCCATCTTTACTAAAGCACCTTCGCAAACCGCAAAGGCCCCTTTTATAAGGCTGCCTTCCAAAACTTTTGCATCTTTTCCAATGTATATTGAGCCGCTGGAGGCATTTAATGAACAATTTTCGACTTCAGCTCCCTCTTCAAGAAAAATCTTTTCGGGATTTTTTACATAATTAGATTCGTGAATGGGCTGGGATTTTCTGTCTTTGGTTATAATCTCAAAATCGGCTTCTATAGCTTCGCCATTTTTGGAAAAAATATCCCAGGAGTTATTTATTTGAATAACCTCTTCAGCCAATTCTATTTGCTCATATTCATCTAAAGCTACTTCCTGATCTTCGTAAGCGTGGAAAGCAACAATATCTTCCTGATGAAAAATTGCCTGGTTAGGTTTTAGGTTTTTTATTTGATTTAAAAATTCAGGATTTGGAAGAAAAGAAGCATTTATCATTACATTTTCTTCGAACTCTACCATGGGCCATTTTTCGGCTAAATAATCTTCAGTAACTGTAGAAGTGGTAGATTTTAAAAGTAATTCCCATTTTTCCCGAATTGTAAGAATTCCAACTCTAATATCGGCAACTGGCCGTGTAAAGGTAAATGGGAGTAAGCGGTTCCTGGCAGAACCGTCAAATAATATATAATTCATCCGCACAAATTTAGGGTTCAAAAATACAAATAAACTCACTTGACGCAAGTTTACCAGGTTTTAAGTTATAAAATGAAGTCAATTAATAATTCACTTCTTTCATATTTAAGTCTTTTTTAATCTTCCTCTTAAGTAACCCTCAAATTTACACACAAAAAAAGTCGCCTTAAAAAAGACGACTTTTGTAATTATATATAACAAAAAACTTATTTCTTGAATTTCTTGTACTTGTTTTTAAACTTGTCAATACGCCCGGCGCTATCAACCAATTTGGTTTGCCCGGTGTAGTATGGGTGAGAAGTTCTTGAGATCTCCAACTTGATAAGTGGATACTCTGTACCTTCTACTTCAATAGTTTCTTTAGTGTTCGCGGTAGATTTAGTAATGAATACATCTTCGTTAGACATATCTTTAAACGCTACTAATCTATAATTTTCCGGATGGATTCCCTGCTTCATCGCTTTGTTTCTTTTAATTTTCGAGGTGCAAATTTAAGAAATTCAATTATAAAAACAAGGAATAGACAAAATTATTTTTAATTCTTATGCAATGTAACGTTTTGCTATATTTGCTTACTAACCGGTAA is a window of Salegentibacter salegens DNA encoding:
- a CDS encoding GlmU family protein is translated as MNYILFDGSARNRLLPFTFTRPVADIRVGILTIREKWELLLKSTTSTVTEDYLAEKWPMVEFEENVMINASFLPNPEFLNQIKNLKPNQAIFHQEDIVAFHAYEDQEVALDEYEQIELAEEVIQINNSWDIFSKNGEAIEADFEIITKDRKSQPIHESNYVKNPEKIFLEEGAEVENCSLNASSGSIYIGKDAKVLEGSLIKGAFAVCEGALVKMGAKIYGPTTLGPGCRGGGEINNAVLFANSNKGHDGYLGNSVLGEWCNLGADTNNSNLKNNYAEVRIWDYETEGFAKTGLQFCGLMMGDHSKCGINTMFNTGTVVGVSANIFGAGFPRNFVPSFSWGGSAGMTVYKTQKAFEVAEIVMNRRNIEFSEVDKKILEHVFEETSKWRRG
- a CDS encoding type B 50S ribosomal protein L31; translated protein: MKQGIHPENYRLVAFKDMSNEDVFITKSTANTKETIEVEGTEYPLIKLEISRTSHPYYTGQTKLVDSAGRIDKFKNKYKKFKK